GGtgatggtgtgtgggtgtgtgtgctgattTTGGCTATAGCAGCAGCTACAACTCATTCCATGGACCTGTATAAACCACACGCTGCATGATCACGGCTGCCATGCCACAGACTCAAGCCTGTTTCGCTGACCCACACCCAACCCTTTTGAAAGGGAAATCCGTAAGGCTGTGAGGTTGAGGGTGGGCTGCTTCAACCATCGACCACGCGTAGGCACCTTGGCATCAGGACTCTAAAGTAATTTTTTTCATCACACCAGGCAAAATGGCTTGAAAGATATTACTCTtacaagtcaaacacacactctgtaaTGGGCCAAGTGGCTAGTAGTCAGTTGGTCTTTTATACCAGCCAAACTTTAatgtttaaaggtggggttgcaggttaacccattttaagaatatgtactattatgacatccgttgggggttccgcaggctcataggagtctatgtagaaccttggaatcctgggggagttcccccaacgtgatgtcatacctgcaaccccacctttaaccagcatttggacagttggctggtgctaatttagagccctgcttggcATCATTCTCTGAATCAGCAGCACCAAGGCATGTGGAGTCATACTGACGGTAGCAAACCATACACACATTGCCCGTGCACCTATATACCATACTAGTAGGCATGTTGGCAACTCCGTCTGTCGTCACCAAGGCATAAGAGTGATGTAGTTAATGATACTTCGTATGGACTTTGTATGTACCACAAGAGCACTGCTAGTCCCTACTATACAGTACTAATGCCATACTAAACTGTAATGGATATTATGCTGTCTGGCTTGGTAGGTACTTGGTAGTAGTGGAAACGGTACACTGTATTATCTTTGTGCAGTACAGGTGCCATACTAGTCCATTTTCCACAATACTAGTACAGTACTACAACATAACAGCATCAATATAACACCATAGCGTCAAGCATGTGGCCCAGTCATTGCTTCTCCTGCATGAGTTCCATAAGGTAGGCCTGCTGAGCAAAGCCCCTATAGTTATGGTAAccatacttaaaggggtatgccactattttggggcttaatacagttaacatcgttggccagggtttataaaggtggtaaagtgtcttatttttcacgttaagcgttgtcttgctttaagacaagttaaaagagggaatatgtcgctaagctagtgaaagtcaatggatccgtgtagcataatgctacacggatccattgactttcactatttTCACTACTTtcaccaacgattttaactgtattaaaccccaaaatagtggcatacccctttaataaggACTGGGTACTAAGTAGTACTGTACCAGTAATGGAGTCATAACACTGGGCCTTGTGTATGGTGCCGTGGTTGAGCTTCTCCTGCATTAGTGACATGGCCCCCATTGGCAAAGTCTCTGATAATTGCGGTGACGATAGTTAACATGGACTTTGTACTAGTAATGTACTTGTCAATACAGCCATGTACTTCAACCATTAGGACTTCTGTCTTTGTGTTCCTGCTGTTGAGCTTCTCCTGCATGTGTGTACTAGTACTGTACCAGACCTGTGGGTGAATCATGCCATTATGTCTTCTGTGTTTTCCTGCCACTGAGCTTCTCTCCTGGCCCCACTGTGTGAAGTCTCTGACAGTTGTGGTAATGATTCTTAATACAGAGGGAAATACTTAAACTCGCACTGCACTCGTCCATACGGTACTGTACTAGTACGAGGCCGTAACCGCATGGCCCCACTGTTCGAAGTCTGATAGCTGTGGTAATGATACCCCAGacaattttttttacttaaactcGCATTGCACTTGTACAAGACAGTAACTGCACCAATACCATTAAATCTTCTTTCGCGTTCCCACCGTTCAGTTTCTCCTGCATGAGCATCATGGTGCCAGTGGCAAAGTCTCTGGTAGTTGTGGTAATGATTCTTAATACAGACTTGGTATTCGCactgcattgtactgtactgtactagtacAAGACAGTAACTGCACCAATACCATTAAGTCTTCTTTCCGTTCCCACCTTTGAGTTTCTCCTGCATGAGCGTCATGGCGCTGGTGGCAAAGTCTCTGATAGTTGTGGTAATGATTCTCAATACAGACTTAGTAttcgcactgcactgcactgcactgtactagtACGAGGCCGTAACCGCACCAATACCATTAAGTCTTCTTCGCATTCCCGCCGTTCAGTTTCTCCTGCATGGCAAAGTCTCTGGTAGTTGTGGTAATGATTCTTAATACAGACTTGGTATTCGCactgcattgtactgtactgtactagtacGAGGCCATACTGTAACAGCAACAACACCATCATGTCTTCTGCTTGTTCCCGCCGTTGAGTTTCTCCTGCATGAGCGTCATGGCTCCGGTGGCGAAGTCCCGCAGCACCTCCAGGCTCTGGCTCTGCAGCTGCAGCGACTCCCTCATGAACTCCTGCTGCGTGTCGGCCAGTGACTGCAGCGACTCCGACAGCAGCTCCAGCGAGCGCGACACCGTTTCCAGCAGCGCATTGCTCATGTGCTGCTCCTGCACGCTCATGGCCGCCAGCCCACGCACGTCGGGAGCGACCGCAGCGGCGTTAGTGTTAGCGTTTGTACTGTGCGCCGCCGGTGCCGGAACACCCGTGTTGCCGGGAGGGTTTGTGACGTAATGTGGAATCCCGGCCCCACCATTGCCCATTCCGATACCATGACCCACATGGTCTGCAGCTCTGGCAGTAGGCAGAGgtaaagagggaagagaaggaggaggaggaggagggggaatggcgaaggaggaagaggggggtttGAGGGAGGGAGTGTGCATGGCAGCGTTGTTATTGCTGGTTGTGGCTGCGTTTGTGGTGGGAGTATTGATGCCCGAGCTGCCCCGGCTGCTGCCGCTGGGTTGGTTGTCCTGTGGGGCACCGTCTGCAGAGGTCAAGAGAATCTtagttagggatgcaaatgattaatcgattaatcaactttaattgatcaatgctttaatcgattaaaaaaacgcaattaatccgaggtgaaatgggcatgtgaagagtgtgtgtgaagaggggtgtgaatagtgggaatatttaaatcacctttggatttaagaattgagatggaattaatttaaatgtggcattttatctcaatttttaattaaaatttttagatttagtagtttttttcgagaaacattgagatttcggggggaaaacgccgcttatcaattaatcgtaagttgatcgataaggctatcaactaatgattaatgaattaatcgataatttgcatccctaatcttaGTTATTGATTTCAATATAGATATTGTAGAATAGAAAATGCCACTTAGCAAAAGTCATGAAACACAATCATATTTGACCCAAGTGCTATAAAATGAGTCAAAATAAGATATTTTGTGTCAACAGTGCgcaaataacttttgaatgggtggACAGATGTGCACCAAATCTTGCAAGCTTAAAACCTACTAGGCACTTGAAATGATTGAATTTTGGAGGCCAATACGTTCCAGATGGCCAACATAGTATTCAAACACCCTTGAATTTTGGAGATCTATAATGGTAAAGCTGCACTACCAGGAGGTTTGGGAGGTAACAGGATATATCTATgtctggtggtagtggtgggtgtCTGCACAAACCTGTTTCAGTGACTTGGCAACATCATACTGCATGTGTGGCAAGACAACTTTTTTTATTGGAATGTCAGTCTTTACTACATGTAAAGCTGCAAAGCAAGATCCCTTCGAATACTGTATGTTTAACTCACCTTCTTCAGTAGGCATTTCAAAGCTCACATCAAAAGGTGTGTCTTCTGAAATgaaaaagaacaaagaaagaTATTCATCACCTTATGACAATGGAAGAAATTCTTAAGTTCCACATAGGTGACAtagaagtagggctgcacaattaatcgaaaaataatcaaaatcgtgataaaatagtgaaatcgaatttatgattttaatcgtgatttaatcgtggcagtagtgacctacttttgagagcctccttgaagccagaacatactgacaggctggtgcttctggccagaaatctgtccacttaagtttcatgctattgccgttacataattattacaattcattttattttgctcatgccgtatataattcatttttggttatatttcatcttgttataattttccaaatatcaataatcgtgattaattatCGTCAttgtgattttgaccaaaataatcgtgattttgattttttccataatcgtgcagccctacatagAAGCATATGAAACAGCATGATTCATCAACTACTCACCAGAAGCATCAAACATGGAATCCTGTTCCATGTTCTCCTGTTTAAAACTTTTCAGCAGTTTTCCGTCCTCTGAGGTGCTGCGTTTTGACTCCACACCCGTCGCCATGTCCAtatcttcatcctcatcttcctcaaaCTCGTCatcgtcttcttcctcctcctccgagcTGCCGCTCTGTCCGTCCCCCTTCCAGCTGGTGCTCCGGCTGCTGCGCCTGACGGGCCCGTGCCCGGCCTGGCCGGCGCCGTCGTCCTGCTGGCTGCTGTTGACCCTCAGGATGTCCCGGACGATTTTATCCACTTCGGAGGTCGTATAGTGGCGCTGGCGTTTGTAGGGTGTGCCCCGCGGGCCCAGGGGGCCAGGCCGGATGGTCTTCACCGTGCGCTTGCTGTCGAACTTCAGGTCGGACCACTTGCGGACCACCTCCGAGACCTCTCGGTCGGACTGGCAGACCTCGTTGAGGCGGGCTGTGATCTCCGCCCAGGTGCGCTTCCTCACCTTCCTCGGGACGCCACGGTTGAAATTGGCTGTGGAGATGTACGGTACACGTTTACATTTGTCATAGTCATCAGGCAGCCCACCAGTCTGCCATGTTAGATGGCTTTCATAATTGCTGTCGGCTCTGCACACTTTAGTATTTCAGTACTTCTTGCAAAGGGTCTTGGAGTTCCATGCAGAATGCATAAAATACATGTACGTATTAATTATTTTACTTCATTTTCCTTGGGATGAATAAACTAGATCTAGTATCTCAATTAAATTATcaatactactattactacatTTTACCTGCTttgtaaataaaaaaaaggaaaatgttaACATGTGAAAAAAGCACACTTCCtgaaactattttggaactatgtgaatGACAATCCGTGTGTCAAAGGCCCCATGAGCCACACTAGTCTTTctgtaaaaatggaacactgagCTCAATGGGATTAGCCCAACTCTTACCGCCATGGCTCTGGTGCACCATTAGTCATATTGTCAAAAAAGCTTCTCAATAAGACAAAATGACTGAGCACTGACCGATGACGATATTGCGGTGCTTGCGGACCTCGTCCAGGAGGATGTGCACCTCGGGGAAGCTGAAGACCGGCCTCCTCTTCTTGGGTGAGCCGTCGTTGGAGAGGTCGGGCGACGTGGGAGATGCCATCTTCCTCTGTCAAACGGACACCGCCTTAAAGGGGGCCCCTATGTGGTGTCATACAGAGGGGTCAAACgtttaagtaaaagtagaaaaaagAAATACAGTTTCACAAACGCAACTCATCTGAATAAACAGTGGACCTCTGTAGTTCTACTTGCAGCActgattggatcaagtttgtgatgGGTCCTTTCTTGGTTTTTAgtgcttttcagtaacaacacagtctatctcattaggtacaatggcgtagatggtgtaacagctatgtcatATCATATGCTAGTATTGTACTTGcaacatgaatttacttttacttttgatatcTCTGatcatcagtgttgggcaagttactcaaaaacatgttactgtcttttcaaaataatcccttacactacaatattattatattttaaatggaaggcattacactacttttgcattactttagttagtgccttacattactgcattacagcaaaatgtaatgcattacagtaattaattacttttgaaatgcattactgcccaacactgctgATCATAGATAATGCATTGTAACAAGGCAGCTTGAGGATGGACTGCTCACCATGCTTTATTTGGAAATCATTCTAGCTGAGGATGCAAATAACATAAAAATATGGACTAGCCTGCGTCTTCCCCATACAACACAACCGACCTAAGTTACAAGGCACGTGTCGACACACGCTTTGTTACACTGTAGTTACAGTGTAACGGAGGCATTACAAAGTGAAACT
This window of the Engraulis encrasicolus isolate BLACKSEA-1 chromosome 7, IST_EnEncr_1.0, whole genome shotgun sequence genome carries:
- the zgc:153990 gene encoding myb-related transcription factor, partner of profilin, with the protein product MASPTSPDLSNDGSPKKRRPVFSFPEVHILLDEVRKHRNIVIANFNRGVPRKVRKRTWAEITARLNEVCQSDREVSEVVRKWSDLKFDSKRTVKTIRPGPLGPRGTPYKRQRHYTTSEVDKIVRDILRVNSSQQDDGAGQAGHGPVRRSSRSTSWKGDGQSGSSEEEEEDDDEFEEDEDEDMDMATGVESKRSTSEDGKLLKSFKQENMEQDSMFDASEDTPFDVSFEMPTEEDGAPQDNQPSGSSRGSSGINTPTTNAATTSNNNAAMHTPSLKPPSSSFAIPPPPPPPSLPSLPLPTARAADHVGHGIGMGNGGAGIPHYVTNPPGNTGVPAPAAHSTNANTNAAAVAPDVRGLAAMSVQEQHMSNALLETVSRSLELLSESLQSLADTQQEFMRESLQLQSQSLEVLRDFATGAMTLMQEKLNGGNKQKT